CCCTCGAAACTTCTCTTATTCTCTCTGTATGCTTTATTCTCATCTCTTTTTGCCGACAAAAGTTTAGTCTCTCAACTCTCGAAAATAAGACATGGACGCCGCCGCGACCGCGAGTTTGATCCGATCTTCCGTCTTACCACTTAAAACTTCCGACAACGGTGCTGGATCTATGTTCCTCACCGCCAGTGGCCCTGGGTTCACGCGTTTTGGTCCGGGACGTCAACTTCGTTTCAGGGTACGTCTCCAATCTTTTGCTCTTGATTCGATTCACCTaatcaaataatcaaaaattcgatttttttccGGTTTGTGTTTAGTGGCCAAAGAAAAATCGAAACTTTCGTACGGAAACGgagaattttaattagttttttttttatctgtttGCAGCAAAATGCGTTTGCTAGATTCTCGAGACCGTTGCAAAGCTCAACAACTCGGAGAAGCTTTGTGGTAAAAGCTTCAGCATCTAATGATGATGCTTCCTCCTCTGCTGCTAAACCGATCGCGCCGCTTCAGCTTGAGTCTCCTGCTGGTCAGTTTCTGTCTCAGATTCTGGTGACTCATCCTCATCTCGTCCCTGCCGCTGTTGAACAGCAGCTTGAGCAGCTCCAGACTGATCGTGACTCCGAGGGTCAGAACAAAGATGCATCGTCCGCGCCTGGAACCGACATCGTTCTCTACAGGTTTATACCCTTCACTCTTGATCTTGATCTTGATCTTGATCTAAACCTTTGCTTGAAGTAGTAAGTGATAACCATTAGGAAAACTTGATTAGTTTCGTTACTGCTTGTTTCGACAATTTAGTTGTCTAACAGTTTAGTTGGTCCACTAGTTAGTGTGTAAGCTTAATATATACATAGGAGAGTTAGAGTTTGAATCTGTATgagaattgttttttgtttgtgtagGAGAATCGCTGAGTTGAAGGAGAACGAGAGACGAAGGACACTGGAAGAGATTCTATACGCATTGGTGGTTCAAAAGTTCATGGAAGCTAACGTATCACTCGTACCATCAATCACCCCATCATCATCAGATCCATCTGGTCGCGTTGATACTTGGCCTACCAAAGTAGAGAAACTCGAGAAGCTTCACTCATCCGAGATGTACGAGATGATCCACAACCATTTAGCCTTAATCCTCGGTCCCAGAATGGGCGACCTGGCTTCCATCGCACAGATAAGCAAACTCAGAGTCGGTCAAGTCTACGCCGCTTCCGTCATGTACGGATACTTCTTGAAGCGGGTTGACCAAAGGTTTCAGCTCGAAAAGTCGATGAAGATTCTCCCAGGTGGGTTGGATGATAGTAAAACAAGCGTTGAGCAGCCGGAGAACGTGACTTTTAAAGCTGTGTCGTCTCACCCTGAGGTCGGTTCATTTGCGGGTGGAGTTAGTGCTAAGGGCTTTGGTAGCGAGATTAAACCGTCTCGGTTAAGGACGTACGTGATGTCTTTTGATAGCGAGACGCTTCAGAGATACGCTACCATTAGATCAAGGGAAGGAGTTGGGATCATTGAGAAGCACACTGAGGCATTGTTTGGTAAGCCTGAGATCGTGATTACTCCTGAAGGTACGGTTGATTCATCCAAGGACGAGCAGATAAAGATCAGCTTTGGTGGAATGAAGAGGCTTGTCTTGGAGGCTGTGACTTTCGGTTCGTTTCTTTGGGATGTTGAGAGCCATGTAGATGCAAGGTACCACTTTGTactgaactaaaaaaaaatggtaTGTACACTTGTAATGGATATGACTAGCTtatgtaacattaaaaaatatgcCATTAAGGGAAtcattacatttatataatatgcTGAGTTGGAATATGTTTCTCTCTCTCAATTTcagtttagttgttgttttaaatttgttttaaatttgtgCATATAGATTTGtgcatatatttaaatttgtattttctaaataaaaaaaaatcattaatcatACATTTAATTGTGTTTTAACTAATAAAAGAATAAACTAGAAAATACAaagaattatataatatatatatataaaaattaataatttttaattaaaattctaaaataaatttattttgtaacaaaattttactctAGAACATTTAATATGAAATGGAGGGAACTAAAGAGTGATAGGGATGCTAAACTTATCTTAAATATATGTTACAAAAATTACAAAGAAACCCAGTTTATTAGGCCTTTGAATCAAACAGAGGAAAGAAGAAGCTGTTTAGAAGTAACCCATTTGTgcaaaacctcaccaaagacaTTGTAGAAGACGATCTCTGCATCCGTGTGAGTGAATCTAGCAGACATGAACCCTTGACCATCGTAATAGAATCTCACAGACTTTGGATTGTTGGTCGTCGGGTCAACATCTCCTCTCCAAGCCTTGGAGCCAGCACCGCTAGTCAGAAACTGAATAGGACTGTCTTCGTCACTGATATGTTCAAGACAATGGTCGTGTCCGTTCATATAGAGATCAACACCGTACTCTTTCATAATCGGAAGTAGCTCCTCCACTAGCTCTTTAGTGTCTCCATGGTGACCAATGCTTCTCATGGCGTGGTGACCAACGACGATCTTCCACGTGGCTTTGGATCTTTTTAAGGAAGCTTGGAGGTCACGGAGGAGAGACTTGACATAAGAATTGCGAGATGGGACCGCACGCCAGTCGTACGTGTGACCGTCTTCTTCTGTGTAGTATTCTTTCACGAAAGGAGTTGTGTCAACGAAGAAGATCTCGACTAACTCTGCGTTGACTACGAATGATCGGAGACAGATCCAACGGCTGTCGATTTCTCTGAGAACAGAGCTTAGCTGAGCCTCTGAGTCACCTCTATAATCATGGTTCCCCAAGACTGCATCCATATTGTTTTTCAGTTTAATACAAGATTggttagaaaacaaaaatgagaaaaaaaaaaagagtttgtgAATACTTACCACTGTACCACTGTTTCTGGAGACTTGGAGCAGTGTAGATATCAGAGAAAGACTCTTTGAAGTTGGGATCGTATTCACTAAACAATCCATTGTCGTAGAAGTTATCTCCCGTGGACACCACGAAATCTAAACCTATCTTTTCTCCAACTCTTCCCATctgtaataaaattaaatttagaatatttaatgaaaaaaagataaatgttATTATGTATGACGGTTACAAGAAGTATTTCAGTTACTGTAATGAGATGGGCCTCATACCTGATAAGCGACTTTAGACTGGTTGAAGTCACCGCGGCGACCCCAATCTCCGATGGTTATAAAACTAACAGAACCGTCGCTCTTCGCCGGTTCGATAAATCTCTGAAGCTCACCGTTGGTGACGACTACGGTGGTGCAGATATACAATAGAAAACTCATAGTCGCCGCCGTAGCGGACGTTAACGATCGACGAGAATTCATGGTTAGTTGTTCGTTTGTAACGcttacactatatatatatatatataattatatatgtataaattatacaaatctgtatctctctatctctaatatattattgtgcGGAGAAATAGAGGGGAGTTTGGTTGAGATGCGAAGCAAAGAAGAGAAGGGAGAATGGTGAATGATGATGATTGATGAGGAAGGAGGGAGGGAGAAGAAGATGCTTTTTAAAACcgaaaaagatattaaaagttaaaagaaatAAGAGAGTATTAAAAGGTGCGGTTAGAGATGCTGAAGGATATTCCAACCAGTAGCCGCATCTTTTATTCCTCTGCTCTGAATATTCTGACATCCACCTCTCATTTTTTTGGGTCTGAATCTCAGAGATTTGGCTTTGTTTGTGGGGAAAtattcaaattctaaaaataaacatatagaCAAGTTTTTagcaaatattaattaataaagttTGTGGTTTTAAGTTCCCAAAGAGAAATATACAGTGATATAAAGGAAAATTCGAAAATGAATCGGTGCCTACTTGGTTTCTTTTCAAAGAATTTTGATTATTATAGATGATCAGTTCAGTTATTGTGTACTTAGAGAACATTAGGAGCAACATTATGCGATCAATTATATgattgggtttaggattgagtTTTTAATTATCGCAGAAATAAGATTGTGTCACGAGATGGTATTGCTATTGGACCACATACTTTACTTTCAGACAAGGTCTAACAGCGGACAAAGCCGCTTTTTACCTATTAGCCCTGTTCGGTAAAGGATCGCAGCGTCGTTCAAAACAATGCCTAATTGTAAGTTTCTTGAGGCTTAAGGATGTGGAGAATAAATGGCGGCGACACCCGCGTTTGACGACGAAGGCAATTCCGGTGAACGTTGTTTTATTCAGCGTCACTATATTAAGCGGCAACACTCCGTAAAATAAACGCCGCGATCTTCTTTTAATTCTTTACTGCTATATTTATCAATCGATGACGTTTAAATTATCGCCGCTTGACGCTGACGCTGCGACAACGTAAAGAACAGGGCTATTGTATGTTAACACGTAGTGTAATAGGTTATTCTCACCGGAGAATATCCACTCCCACTACTTGTTCTTTCGTTAAGGGTTAAGGCTAGTGTTTAAATCTATTGTTTATTCAAGAAGTGAAGGTATAAAGGAAAGGAGCAGAAGTAGGAGTaatttagagcatcattaatAGGGTTCTTAGGTGGGTTCTTGACGGAATATAATAAACCGTTTCTTAGTCCAAAAAAGACCCACTTAACGTAAACAGGtctttttgatgaataaatttagcattcattcaaaaaaaaaaagttataaggGGCCAGGTGGTAAGAATCGTAGGCCTAGTGATCGGTTACGGTTGTTTTGGTCTAGTACAATACGTAACTGGCCGCTTCTCTGTTGGTCCTAGACATCACCTGCTTGTCTCGGGGGTTTATGGTAAGAAAGTGATCTAGATAGGTTTCTTATAACGACCGGCCtctaaatgtcaagtttccagaGATGAAATAAAATAGAGCCTTCTATTTCTcaaaaaggtaaaacaaagttGCAAGAGGAATAAATACCAAAAAGGTATTGTGCAATGACGTTCTCGAGATAAATCATTATcttgtttaaaattttgaagtaGTCACAAGACGAGGTTATATTAATAACAGAAGAAGCAGACTTGGGGAAACTAATACTACTACTACTCTGCCTTGCATCTCTTCTCTAGCTCCTCCAAATGCTCAAGGTCTTTGTTGTACTTGCAGATGCGGAAAATGCACCTGCCAATGAATATGAGAGAACATTGGTCAAATTACATAAGTGTGAGTTGTGGCATGGTGATGATGTTACCAGTAGAGAAGGATCCCAGCCGCACAAAGAACCACATTCCGCTGAGCCTTGTAGATCTGAACACACAAGTTGTAAGTTTGCTGACCTAATACATTTTAGGGAAGAAGAACAGAAGCCACAAATAATGTGCAGCAACAGATTCAACCGATCATAAACGCAAACTAAATCAAAGGTCCAGATCAGTGTTTCGGAAACAGAGGCAATTGCAAGTGGTTAGTTATCTAAGTTTCATCAACAATCAACCACCAACTTATTCTCACAAGAACAGGGCATACGTAGAAAATAAAACCAGTTCCATTCTAATAATTCCTCATGAATGGTGTATTTTTATGGGAACCGTAAGGAATTGAATGTTCCTTCTCATTTCCTTGGTCACCAGTCACACCCTAATCTATAGATCCAGATGGTTACACTAATATAAGATAACAGAAGTGAACTCAGAAGAACCACTGGGTCTGTGACAAAATATGGAATTGGTTGAACTACTGTGAACTCATTTGATGTTTCATTACTCAGACATCTCTATATGTACTGAACTAACTTAAAGCAAATAACTAGATCCTCAGATGTTTTAAGCTTCAACTAAACAAGATAGACATGACCACAAACACGCTTTGATTCATATGAGGAAACAATCTTAAAACAGAAAGTATTAAACATGATGCTTACTGATTTCTCGTAGCGATCCCGCTCGGTGGCAGTGCAAACCTCAGATGAGCACATTAGTCTATGTTCATACTTCCAGTAAAGATCTGAAACAAAGTAACcaaaatacatattaaaaaccAAAAGTACCAAAAATCACTGACACCCTAACTATAAATGAATTGACAGAGAGGGGAGGTCACCGAGGAGTTGAAATCCAGCGAAGGCGACGATGGAGGCGGCAGGCTGGAGTATGAGCGAGACAAGTGACACGACGCGTTTCTTCACGAGCATAGGGTAAGGTAGAGTCAAAATGACTGCGATCGCGACCTCGGCAGCAACCACATACGACAGAATCAGCCATTGCAATGCCATTTTTGTTCGTTCTTCTTCCtctagatctctctctctctctctctctccgtgcGACGGACACGTTATCTACGCCGTGTGCGAGTGCCGGGCGATTTTTGA
This region of Brassica napus cultivar Da-Ae chromosome C5, Da-Ae, whole genome shotgun sequence genomic DNA includes:
- the BNAC05G35710D gene encoding UV-B-induced protein At3g17800, chloroplastic, with the protein product MDAAATASLIRSSVLPLKTSDNGAGSMFLTASGPGFTRFGPGRQLRFRQNAFARFSRPLQSSTTRRSFVVKASASNDDASSSAAKPIAPLQLESPAGQFLSQILVTHPHLVPAAVEQQLEQLQTDRDSEGQNKDASSAPGTDIVLYRRIAELKENERRRTLEEILYALVVQKFMEANVSLVPSITPSSSDPSGRVDTWPTKVEKLEKLHSSEMYEMIHNHLALILGPRMGDLASIAQISKLRVGQVYAASVMYGYFLKRVDQRFQLEKSMKILPGGLDDSKTSVEQPENVTFKAVSSHPEVGSFAGGVSAKGFGSEIKPSRLRTYVMSFDSETLQRYATIRSREGVGIIEKHTEALFGKPEIVITPEGTVDSSKDEQIKISFGGMKRLVLEAVTFGSFLWDVESHVDARYHFVLN
- the LOC125587631 gene encoding purple acid phosphatase 17-like; its protein translation is MNSRRSLTSATAATMSFLLYICTTVVVTNGELQRFIEPAKSDGSVSFITIGDWGRRGDFNQSKVAYQMGRVGEKIGLDFVVSTGDNFYDNGLFSEYDPNFKESFSDIYTAPSLQKQWYSVLGNHDYRGDSEAQLSSVLREIDSRWICLRSFVVNAELVEIFFVDTTPFVKEYYTEEDGHTYDWRAVPSRNSYVKSLLRDLQASLKRSKATWKIVVGHHAMRSIGHHGDTKELVEELLPIMKEYGVDLYMNGHDHCLEHISDEDSPIQFLTSGAGSKAWRGDVDPTTNNPKSVRFYYDGQGFMSARFTHTDAEIVFYNVFGEVLHKWVTSKQLLLSSV
- the BNAC05G35730D gene encoding uncharacterized protein BNAC05G35730D; this encodes MALQWLILSYVVAAEVAIAVILTLPYPMLVKKRVVSLVSLILQPAASIVAFAGFQLLDLYWKYEHRLMCSSEVCTATERDRYEKSIYKAQRNVVLCAAGILLYWCIFRICKYNKDLEHLEELEKRCKAE